TTTGGTCGTATATTATTATTGCGAGGAAACACCGTTAAGTCAtatgaatgttttctttttcggatTAAGcccttctttgttttttgaatcaaTGTTAACATTAATGGGCAGTACAGTGTACAAACAGAGAAATATGTAAGGATAGCATGCTGTATCCCTGCAAAGCCTCTTCTTGGGCACACTAAAGAGCTCAGAGTATTTGCGAGGTTGGATTTATGCatcttttgttctttttaaaaagcaCGTAACTtagatttaatgaaatttttaaataatttgacagtaaaatcttaaaactaattttgttccaaaaacaCAAGTATGCCatcaagtaaataaaaacaacgggaagaaatgtcaaaataaaacatttttagatgtTTGTGAAAAACGGAaatttgaacattattttaaaatagaaattaatgtTTACTCGCAAATCGGGGTAACCACTATTTGTGCATGTCTATCAAATTTAAAGAAGTGTGACAATTCGAGCTGAGTTTAGTCAAATActcgttttttttaatgtctaaATGacccatttatttaaaaaccttgCATTTCTATGTAGCTCACTCGTATCGTACCATCCACAACTCATTCATCGGTTTTTGGAAAAGGGCCCAATAGCCAATGTAGATGTTTATTAACACAACGATAACATAAGGACAAACTTCAAATTTATCGATaacaattgattgatttttgtaaaagtcaaagtgagaaataaatcaataataaacaCAACTTCATAACACATATcccaagagaaaagttcttcccCTTAAacttttgtcttgaaaaaaaaaatttaatttaggaattaaattatgtaaaagCAATAATGACTCTCTACAGAAATATACTCTTtgcaatattctttttaatttgcattGCTTATGGTGATTGTTCGAATGGTGAtcgaacacaatttttccgAAACTGCCGACAAAATTGCGAAAGAAACAACTGCACTGAAGGTGTTAcatgattaaaaaatatttaaaaatttgtaaatattaaaatataaattctttaGATGGAATTTGTATACAGGAGCAGGCAGTTAGATTCTATCAACAAACTATTTTCGATGAAATGTTTCTATGGAATTGTGTTGACGAATGTCAATATCATTGCATGTGGAAGACTGTTGATGCGTTTTTAGATCGAGGATGGCAAGTTCCACAATTCTATGGAAAGGTTTGTTTCTGTTTATTTGTGCTTGGTAGCATTTATCACTGATCACACTATGATTATGTTTTCCAGTGGCCTTTTGTAAGGTACCTGGGAATGCAGGAACCAGcttcagttttattttccatCATGAATCTAATCGCACATTTGAAAGGAATACGGAGACTGCGAAGAGAAGTTCGTAAGGATAGTCCTTGCTATAAACTCTGGCATATTTTTACTTTAGTAAGAATCCTTAGATCAATGCTGCCCGAAAGGGAGAAAACCTTAATTGATGCTATTTGATTTTAGGTTTCTCTTAATGGATGGACATGGTCGACTATCTTTCACACAAGAGATTTTCCTATCACTGAACTTTTGGACTACACATTCGCCTATTCTATAGTCTTAGTCATGCTATACTGCATGATTATTCGGTAAGTTCCTATCAAGGGCAAATCTTTTAACTAAGTTTCAAAATTGAGAATGTTTAAACTGAAGGTTtaagaaatatgtatataaatcaGGTTAAGGCTCCAGCTCGTATAAAACCAAAACCTAgtcacttacaactctcaacttttTCTATTTCCGAGTAATATCAGGCCCGCCCCTGCAAGGACTTGTAGTTTTATACCAAAATCTAACCACTAGGAACTTTCTATAATGAAACAGGTGGCACATGCAGTGATTGAATCTAAATGTTTATCACTCCAcgaaaagtaatatttttcagAGAGAATAACTTCAACTATAAATTATAtcttctgtttaaaaaaatcattaaaacagccatatttcgaaaatagaaacaaagtatgattcgagctgtaaagtggttattaggttcagagatgtaagtttccgttgttataaatccaacccgactgaggaaaaccagaataagttgaaacaagctagaaagacctgtaatggtcatattcgacgaaccaaatttttgcatgatccgAAATtgaggcaaaaaatactacaatgtcccaaaggtagtaaaaatgtctggtaatttgtaaaaaaaaacgtacgaaacaccacgtcatcctcggttccaacgctcgtccacaatgacactccctatgtaagctcgattgataaagcctaTTTGcctgcagcacagtttgctgttaattcgacgctaccggatagtgtcatgagtcctcctgttcttgaaagcgtaaatgattctattggacgaatcttctttcgcactcgtgcagttgcaagagtactgaaagaccttgacatacacaaatccgctggcccggatagtatttccccaattgttctgaagaggttttcttcaacgctggcaaaaccactgcgtaagcttttccatctgtcctattctacaggtctcttcccgagtggatggaaaactgcatttgtccagcctgtccctaaaataGGCGAATCATTCtccccctcaaactatcgtccaatagcacttacgtcccttctttccaaggtcaagtaaacgctgattaattttaagcttaagaaatatcttgaagaacggaagcttcttaatgaccgacattATGGCTTTCGCtttctcatggttcatctcaccaaacagtggaacaaatctttacatggtTTTGTAGAAAGTAaggttattgcacttgatattttaaaagcatttgatagagtttggcaccaagctctcttatcttcttcgttggatcagaaaatacctttctaaccgttcaatacaagttgtattagatggtttcaagtctgaaattcataaaataaatgctggtgtcccccagggctccattttgtctccgaatgtcttccttttattcataaatgatctcttgtctgtcacttctaatccattaaacaatttcgccgacgacagtaccctcagcttttcatattcgttcctagattcacatccttgtccttcggatgtgaaacttcaaaggcagcgtatgataagctcattaaattccgatcttgacagcaagaatttaatgcttcgaaaactcaatgctgtctcctgtcgttgaAGCGTAACACAACCCCCCCCCCCATGAGtgacacttgcatccaggaaaccaatcaactatcagtacttggtatgtgtattacagaccACCTCTTCTGGAATGAATatcaggaatgctcatcagtttaccattgagctcaattttgggcATACTGTCAAGTAtggagattctttcttaaatcgcacattgagaatgtggaatgctttggccaactctggttttccctcccattttgatgttcagaactttaagaccaaggTGGACCGGtgtctccttttaaatccttacctattttcctaacgcttgcactttgtttaagtataaacatataaaggatactaataaccccttgagtgcttatgaattatatacaaaaaaaaaaaaaaaaaaaaaaccaaagtatATCTCATTTTCATTATGGAGGCCATTTCGATTCTTGTCAACCCAAAACCAAATCCTAATGTTTTTCATGTCATGATTTTTTGTCTctcgccaaaaaaaaaaatccgctCAAAAGCTAGTGTCTcgtcaacaaattttaaggcAGACAAAAGTCGAGGAAGACGATTACTGGTTttgtttttcgttaaaaaagatttggttttaattttttttttgagattgttTTTGATAATCTCAAGTGACCGCTTTTAATCAAGAAATTAAGATGAGCTTGCCTCAAGTCTGTTTAACTGTGTTACTTAccattattctttattttaaacttatttaaatacttCAACATTGCACGAATCGATTGCCATAACTTTTCTTCGATAtcttactttgttttatttcagaatGATTCACAATCGCTCGATTATAATCCGAGGAATTGTAACTGCACTATTTTTGTCGTTCTATTTGAACTATTTTGCTTATCTTAGTGTCGGAAAATTTAGTTATTCATTTAATATGGCAACGAATTTGACAACAGGTAAGAAAAATCCTTCAGTCCAATAGATTATCATTCATATTTAaccaattaacaatttttatttattccttagGAGCTTTGTGTGCTTTAGGTTGGTTATTATGGTGCTATTTTGTGCGTCGAAGACGACCATACTATCGAAAAATGGTGCGCttccttattttgtttggtgtttctatGAGTTTAGAATTACTCGACTTTCCACCGATCTTATGGACATTTGATGCTCATTCCTTGTGGCATTTGGCTACAGTTCCACTAAGTGGATTATTTTATAGGtacactatttttatattttatttatgtagccAACAAATaactgtatttttgtttttagttttattattgaagATTGCCAAAATCTGCGCAAAGAAAAAATACTAGAACAAGGTaaatacaacaaacaaatataaaattccaacatACCAACATACCAAagattaaataatttcattccgACCGACATCCGACGCTAGTCGTATATCTATCTAACTTCATACATAATACGCTAAAAGATGTgatttactttttacttttaagcctttttttggaaaattatgttAATCTGCTTTCTCttgcaatattttatttattttatttaaataaaaaagtatgtttatttacaaaaaaaaaaacaacacttggGTTTTACATTTGTCCACATTGACTTATTGTTACGGGTAGCTTAGGTTTATTATTCGGTCCAGTTGGAACATTCTCAATTTTTCTCATTATCAGTAGTCCATCGAGAACACGGCCAAACACCACGTGTTTGCCATCAAGGAAATTACACTTAGCACAGGTAATGAAGAATTGGCAACCGTTGGTATCCTTGCCGCTGTTAGCCAACGATAGAAGTCCTGGGGAATCGTGTTTGAGGATGAAATTTTCATCGGCAAAGGTTCCATTGTAAATGCTCATCACGCCAGTTCCATCGCCCTATCAGAATTCTTTCATTATTCGAACATATTTCTTGGATTTTGGTGTTTTACTTACATGAACAAAGTCACCACCTTGAATCATGAAATCTTTGATAACCCTATGAAAACTGGCGCCCTTATAACCCATTGGTACACCATCGGGTCTGTATTCGCCTGTGCATAATTGGCGGAAATTTTCGGCTGTTTTTGGCACTGTATCGGCAAACAATTCGAAAATCATTCGACcaatttcctaaaaatattgcaaaattgaattatttgttaTGGTTTAGTAGAGGCAATAATCTTACTGTGGTTCCAACAGatatatcaaaaaatacaaCTGGATTGTTGGGACTTCGAAGTTGCATTTGTATTTGATTCCAGGTAGGcattatttaagaaattcaagttaatttttgggtaaaatataaatttttgcaGCCGGTCCAAGctgaattataaaatttagcTTTTTGTTTACGTTTATTTGACGTTTATAAAATGTTCGATATCGATATTTGATAGGACTGAGTTATCGATAAAAAGTGCGTTCAGGGAAATAGATATAGAGAGCTTAATCTGATGTTACACGATATCTTTCATTCTACAATATAAATAAAGGTTTGTGTGGTAGTTACATGTATAGTCGGAATTAACCTTGCAATTCATCTATAAAAAAGTCACATGATAAAATGAGGTTTTGGTACTTCTTTGTTTTGAAGAACAAAGTTTCTGGGtattaaaattgcttttaaatgtttctcagAATTGCAAAAGTTAACTTTAAGCTGCCTAATGGATGTTCTCCCATAGAAAACATAACaagcaaattgttttttttttttgtatgtaaaacatatagtcattgacatactatacatggactgctagtagccaacttcacgatggttccacttttaacggacaaaacactagcgcaaagaggactatgcggaaaaattgtgtaacatttaatactcacatccactgctgtcgtttttgctactatagtagtattttactattttcagagTCAACTGCTACTCTACCAACTGACGAAAACTactccccaaaaaaaaaaacggaaaagaaatttgtatttggtttacaatagaaaccaaaatttaaaatataatgccccaataatagtgcaacagcagaaagaaaatttttagatataagccctataaaagataaaaaaagaaattcactcaAGGTAGAAACGGTAAATGCCCTGCTAAGGAActccttaaaaacaatttcacagaaaaatgggagccatcgaaaactttaatcgagaataacaaatcattgtataaggcgccagttatagctatcattggtgttcatcattgaaaacaaacattagaatttttttgacaggtcatttatagctatccttaaacatttctgtcattgaaaaaatttcccgattgaaatccacctgcaaaattttactgacagaaatctatcattggaattgtgtgaaattggaacacaaatcagtggaacgattcgtttcacctttgaacataaagtatcagctgttcaggaaaatgaatttccgtccgttgtagagaaaaataaatgcgcaattacacttttttctcaaaaaacaaataaatttggtaCGACATTATATCCTTCTATTTGTCTGTTTAACCTTCGCAATAGGCCCATTAACTTCGAATttggacaattttattttcagtttttaattttgttcatgggccaagcatgtgtttgttgttttttttattttactcctcaatttaagaaaatgctccccaaaatgatagaaaaatactactattgaaattttcaaaatgacagCACTGACACAGCaaaaaaacatggcatcgtttgtcttcaacaaattatactagatgtcagtactttctatgtcagaaaaagcttatctcaactaaatacaaacagatgtcgctaaaaatttcataactttttttgccactgtgcctgaaagggctagtgtagctaatttgaagtggaaccatttttattcaaattttgtatggaaaattcacaccactagcagtccatgtatagtatgtcaatgcaTATAGtattatcataaaaaaatttgctttacGCTCTTCGTACCGCAATGTGGCGTTgcacattttatacaaaaatgtaaggtATGAAAATATGCACAAGGTAATGTTGTCGTAGCCTGCAGAGTGTCACGGTACAAGTACTTTGAGgtttatatatttacaaaaatatggtaTTAAATCGTAAGCAACTTAAATTTTCTCGTGTAAAATGATTTAAGTTGAATGGTGGCAGACCTTAAATAGTTGaatcaaaattgacatttacagTTGAATTCTTACAATAAAAATATGCACAACCTGAAACGCCTAACAAGTTCCAAAATGTCATTTATTCAACACATgtattaagtatttttgtttacatttttcagaatttagttttgttgtgaaaaataataattttgaagtggataatattttgtttgtgaaaacttaaattgtgtgaaattatttattacattaaaagtaagtaaaattagTATTCTTATTTAAACATAATCATGTAcagtattaaaaataacatacataGCTACATATGTTCACAAGAATTCTAATTTGAGGTTGGCGCCGggggaatatttttaattttttgttgttaatattttaattcctttttggcaaaatatattaaaacgtgtaacatcttttattttaagtaattacATGGTATAACAGTTCAAACAATTTCGCAATTCTTGATAATGAGTTTATTCCTAAGAAGAAGGTGCAAACGCAATTTGTCGATtagttatttttcttaaacaatatCTTATTAGAGTAAATACATTGAACCACTTAGAAGCTAAAAAAGAATTTAGTTTCtagtttattttagttttaaattgtaaataattagGCAAATTCAGAACAtactttaattttcatataaaaggaGTTGAAacttgatgattttaaaaggaGATTTTCTTAAACGCACATCTTGAACTCCTAAGACTTTAATAAGATAATCAGCTTGTCATTTTAGCGTGCAAATAAATATCTTTAGTAAGCCAGTTTCTAAATAAATTGCATAATCTGGTTTGTTGTTTTGAAGATTAAACATTTGTTGTATGAAGCTCTTTTCAAGTTTATCAGTTTCTCCACATACTCTTCTATTCCCCAAACCTTGAGCTGTATAACACAATGTTGACTTCACAACTGAATTAAATACGTGGTATTTTCACGACAAATTCATTTGTTTGTTAGAACAAATTGTCTTCATGTTGATTTTATGAAACCAGATAGCTCTTGGCATTTTCAACAAgatgttttctaaaatttaccGTTGAGTTAGGGTTCATCCAAGATATTTCTATTCGTTAGTCACTTCAAATCTCCTACTTTGTGCTTCCAATTGCTTTGAACTTCAACTCGATTTCATTGATTAACAATCGATTAAGTCGTCAGCATACAACAATACATTGATTTGGATTCCAGTCAGTTTAatatgtcatttataaatatggCAAATAAAAGTGCACTAAGCGGATATCCTTGTTTGAAACCTGAACCAGTTCCAAACAATTCAGATAAATTTAACCCATCCCAAACTATAGCTTCTGTATCGGTGTCAATATctttataatgtttaaaaatcggGTTGAGACATCATCCGTGTAAGTTTGTAAATTTGACATTTCGATTAACCAGATAAAATTTAGCATTAAAATCGAAATATAACGCGTAGATAAAATTCGGTCAACTGTAGAGTAGTTCTTctatgataatatttttttcttttattcactTATCTA
This window of the Eupeodes corollae chromosome 3, idEupCoro1.1, whole genome shotgun sequence genome carries:
- the LOC129952135 gene encoding post-GPI attachment to proteins factor 3, whose product is MTLYRNILFAIFFLICIAYGDCSNGDRTQFFRNCRQNCERNNCTEDGICIQEQAVRFYQQTIFDEMFLWNCVDECQYHCMWKTVDAFLDRGWQVPQFYGKWPFVRYLGMQEPASVLFSIMNLIAHLKGIRRLRREVRKDSPCYKLWHIFTLVSLNGWTWSTIFHTRDFPITELLDYTFAYSIVLVMLYCMIIRMIHNRSIIIRGIVTALFLSFYLNYFAYLSVGKFSYSFNMATNLTTGALCALGWLLWCYFVRRRRPYYRKMVRFLILFGVSMSLELLDFPPILWTFDAHSLWHLATVPLSGLFYSFIIEDCQNLRKEKILEQGKYNKQI
- the LOC129952136 gene encoding peptidyl-prolyl cis-trans isomerase H, translated to MPTWNQIQMQLRSPNNPVVFFDISVGTTEIGRMIFELFADTVPKTAENFRQLCTGEYRPDGVPMGYKGASFHRVIKDFMIQGGDFVHGDGTGVMSIYNGTFADENFILKHDSPGLLSLANSGKDTNGCQFFITCAKCNFLDGKHVVFGRVLDGLLIMRKIENVPTGPNNKPKLPVTISQCGQM